One segment of Anguilla anguilla isolate fAngAng1 chromosome 1, fAngAng1.pri, whole genome shotgun sequence DNA contains the following:
- the LOC118233735 gene encoding transcriptional-regulating factor 1 isoform X2: MPKNIQVFSMTEQPFYPAPPTMGYLDGNYFPQHDPTALCHSYLSTGGSTELHQSSPPFYPSFSAPESPYATGVAPPPPGSPLLRLAGKSAAPVWDSQPAGGTLAQSKSSPREGYQLSALPQGSSALQRLDSFSSAFASHNLCMFRSSAPSLDMPLPFCLTTPSDVFLQQLLTHRPQQTEIQPMGAQQTCPELESEQMSSCDQRHTLSAQDAVQLPHGYLLQEQYCPLQQHQEMNYLLYSGPTANPATQTSNPSHSTANPATQTSNPSHSTAISIPQNSNASHPTVNSIPQTTNPTQTHNNSAHPFANPAHQNTHSTQLSPPFSSSYSQVCNFQLYSQPDPTPSIPRTHFYYQNHHQNQNQNHHLNQNQNHQQTPQPSSFQAQQQVQMLKESEPLSCEQSCSDSRCPTLLCPALLSPAHLSPVDPNPSFCQPHPLLAAATHSPRHQNLRSEMDFHGAAQPQCCSPSAPQWRQVFSSVPEQELYQDHSVLVKLMETDVPRLLCSLCQKEFKSLPALNGHMRSHGGGVPPKTPLKMGCGSGAGPEKRSRSRSVPLISASSNGAVLFQSLLRSPALLGQAPPYTPPPMLCPTRHGSGLFNNICPGAPPPGTSPTLSPPRVLLTRTSSLDSSVKREIMSSEEKLVQIKPQINIGLQFQAVIPELQRVSHIDRDSQKAQLLWSPQGVQEIPTKQRDALLNMACSSILPGGGTNTEFALHCLFECRGDLLATLDRLLMQKPVRHKSNPLAYYHYAGSDNWTLVEKKQLNRAFILHNKDFFLIQKMVKTKTVSQCVEYYYTWKKRLRLGKREGYAQVRPASLGPITGVHTPKCRDVQEEELISVELDGIKQEVSAYWSTGLENPVANEIGDFSCDILASASTSSSQKALNSRAQIRSRTVSAPTPPAERILSSPPLQPALDPAPLPTIGSALRSPSPGSADAGPAHIFPCKECGKVFFKIKSRNAHMKTHRQQDDPQDWLHLRPLSHPATPAPVPPPTNHPATPAPVPPPTNHPATPAPVPPPTNHPATPAPVPPPTNLLALKEPFCIQREEEEEEEEEDPFLPVHALLQMETGQFNKEEL; the protein is encoded by the exons AACATCCAGGTGTTCAGTATGACAGAGCAGCCATTctacccagccccgcccaccatgGGGTACCTGGATGGCAACTATTTCCCACAGCATGaccccacagcactgtgccACAGCTATCTGTCCACTGGGGGCTCCACTGAGCTGCATCAGTCATCCCCACCCTTCTACCCCAGCTTCTCTGCCCCTGAGAGCCCCTATGCTACTGGagtagccccacccccacccgggAGCCCGTTGCTCAGGCTTGCTGGGAAATCTGCAGCTCCTGTGTGGGACTcccagcctgcagggggcaccCTGGCGCAGAGTAAGAGCAGCCCCAGAGAGGGTTACCAGCTCAGTGCCCTGCCCCAGGGCAGCAGTGCCCTGCAGAGGCTGGACTCCTTCTCCAGCGCCTTCGCCAGTCACAATCTCTGCATGTTccgaagctccgcccccagtcTGGACATgcccctccctttctgtctgACCACACCCTCTGATGTATTCCTTCAGCAGCTCCTAACCCACAGACCCCAGCAAACAGAGATTCAGCCAATGGGGGCCCAGCAGACATGCCCAGAGTTGGAGTCTGAGCAAATGAGCAGCTGTGACCAGAGACATACCCTCAGTGCACAGGATGCTGTACAGCTGCCGCATGGATACCTGCTGCAGGAACAGTACTgccccctgcagcagcaccaggaGATGAACTATCTCCTGTATTCCGGCCCAACAGCAAACCCTGCCACTCAAACCTCAAACCCCTCCCACTCAACAGCAAACCCTGCCACTCAAACCTCAAACCCCTCCCACTCAACAGCAATCTCCATCCCCCAAAACTCAAACGCCTCCCACCCTACAGTTAACTCCATCCCCCAAACCACAAatcccacccaaacacacaatAACTCGGCACACCCATTTGCTAACCCCGCCCATCAGAACACCCACTCCACCCAACTGTCTCCACCCTTCTCCTCCTCATACAGTCAGGTCTGTAACTTCCAGCTCTATTCTCAACCTGACCCTACCCCCTCAATCCCGCGCACTCACTTTTACTACcagaaccaccaccaaaaccaaaaccagaaCCACCAcctgaaccagaaccagaaccaccAGCAGACTCCTCAGCCAAGCAGTTTCCAGGCACAGCAGCAGGTGCAGATGCTGAAGGAGTCTGAGCCCCTCTCCTGCGAGCAGTCCTGCTCCGACTCCAGGTGCCccaccctgctctgccccgccctgcttAGCCCCGCCCATCTGAGCCCTGTGGATCCAAACCCCTCCTTCTGCCAGCCACACCCCCTGCTTGCAGCCGCCACTCACAGCCCGCGGCACCAGAATCTCAGGTCAGAGATGGACTTCCATGGTGCCGCCCAGCCCCAGTGCTGCTCGCCCAGCGCCCCCCAGTGGCGGCAG GTGTTCTCATCAGTCCCGGAGCAGGAACTGTATCAGGATCACAG TGTGCTGGTGAAGCTGATGGAGACAGACGTCCCCAGGCTGCTGTGCTCTCTATGTCAGAAGGAGTTTAAGAGTCTGCCGGCTCTAAACGGCCACATGCGCTCTCACGGGGGCGGGGTCCCGCCCAAAACG CCATTAAAAATGGGGTGTGGctcaggggcggggccggagaaGAGGAGCCGTTCCCGCTCTGTGCCACTCATCAGCGCCTCCTCCAATGGCGCGGTGCTGTTCCAGAGCCTGCTGCGCTCACCCGCCCTGCTGGGACAGGCCCCGCCCTACACTCCGCCCCCCATGCTTTGCCCCACCCGCCACGGCTCTGGGCTGTTCAACAACATCTGCCcaggagccccgccccctggtacatctcccaccctctccccccctcgaGTACTGCTCACCAGGACCA GTAGCTTGGACAGCAGCGTTAAAAGGGAGATTATGAGCTCCGAAGAGAAGCTGGTGCAGATCAAGcc GCAGATCAATATTGGGCTGCAGTTCCAGGCTGTGATTCCTGAGCTGCAGAGAGTGTCCCACATAGACAGGGATTCCCAAAAGGCCCAACTGCTCTGGTCCCCCCAGGGGGTCCAGGAAATCCCAACCAAGCAGAGAG atGCCTTGTTGAACATGGCATGCTCCAGCATCCTGCCCGGAGGCGGGACTAACACAGAGTTTGCTCTCCACTGCCTGTTCGAGTGCAGGGGAGACCTCCTG GCCACACTAGACAGGCTGCTCATGCAGAAACCTGTGAGACACAAGTCTAACCCCTTAGCATACTACCACTACGCAG GATCTGATAACTGGACGCTTGTGGAGAAGAAACAGCTGAACAGAGCCTTTATCCTGCACAATAAGGACTTCTTCCTCATACAAAAAATG gtgaaGACTAAGACTGTCTCGCAGTGTGTGGAGTATTACTACACCTGGAAGAAGCGACTTCGcctggggaagagagaggggtacGCACAGGTGCGTCCAGCCAGCCTGGGGCCCATCACTGGGGTACACACCCCCAAATGCCGG gatgtgcaggaggaggagcttaTATCTGTGGAGCTAGATGGCATTAAACAGGAAGTCAGTGCCTACTGGTCAACTGGCTTGGAGAATCCAGTAGCCAATGAGATTGGAGACTTTAGTTGTGACATTCTGGCCAGCGCTTCT ACCTCGTCCTCCCAGAAGGCCCTGAACAGCCGAGCTCAGATCCGCAGCAGGACAGTctccgcccccacgcccccagcAGAGAGGAtcctctccagcccccccctccagcctgcCCTtgaccctgcccccctgcctaCCATAGGCTCCGCCCTCAGATCCCCCTCCCCCGGCAGTGCTgacgcaggccccgcccacatcttCCCCTGCAAGGAATGCGGGAA GGTGTTTTTTAAGATTAAGAGCCGTAACGCCCACATGAAGACCCACCGGCAGCAGGACGATCCCCAGGACTGGCTCCACCTGCGGCCTCTCAGCCACCCCGCTACACCTGCCCCTGTGCCTCCACCCACCAACCACCCCGCTACACCTGCCCCTGTGCCTCCACCCACCAACCACCCCGCTACACCTGCCCCTGTGCCTCCACCCACCAACCACCCCGCTACACCTGCCCCTGTGCCTCCACCCACGAACCTCCTGGCTCTTAAGGAACCCTTCTGTAtccagagggaggaagaggaggaggaagaagaagaggaccCCTTCCTCCCAGTGCATGCCCTGTTACAAATGGAAACAGGGCAGTTTAATAAGGaggagctgtga
- the LOC118233735 gene encoding transcriptional-regulating factor 1 isoform X3: protein MPKNIQVFSMTEQPFYPAPPTMGYLDGNYFPQHDPTALCHSYLSTGGSTELHQSSPPFYPSFSAPESPYATGVAPPPPGSPLLRLAGKSAAPVWDSQPAGGTLAQSKSSPREGYQLSALPQGSSALQRLDSFSSAFASHNLCMFRSSAPSLDMPLPFCLTTPSDVFLQQLLTHRPQQTEIQPMGAQQTCPELESEQMSSCDQRHTLSAQDAVQLPHGYLLQEQYCPLQQHQEMNYLLYSGPTANPATQTSNPSHSTANPATQTSNPSHSTAISIPQNSNASHPTVNSIPQTTNPTQTHNNSAHPFANPAHQNTHSTQLSPPFSSSYSQVCNFQLYSQPDPTPSIPRTHFYYQNHHQNQNQNHHLNQNQNHQQTPQPSSFQAQQQVQMLKESEPLSCEQSCSDSRCPTLLCPALLSPAHLSPVDPNPSFCQPHPLLAAATHSPRHQNLRSEMDFHGAAQPQCCSPSAPQWRQVFSSVPEQELYQDHSVLVKLMETDVPRLLCSLCQKEFKSLPALNGHMRSHGGGVPPKTPLKMGCGSGAGPEKRSRSRSVPLISASSNGAVLFQSLLRSPALLGQAPPYTPPPMLCPTRHGSGLFNNICPGAPPPGTSPTLSPPRVLLTRTSSLDSSVKREIMSSEEKLVQIKPQINIGLQFQAVIPELQRVSHIDRDSQKAQLLWSPQGVQEIPTKQRVDALLNMACSSILPGGGTNTEFALHCLFECRGDLLATLDRLLMQKPVRHKSNPLAYYHYAGSDNWTLVEKKQLNRAFILHNKDFFLIQKMVKTKTVSQCVEYYYTWKKRLRLGKREGYAQDVQEEELISVELDGIKQEVSAYWSTGLENPVANEIGDFSCDILASASTSSSQKALNSRAQIRSRTVSAPTPPAERILSSPPLQPALDPAPLPTIGSALRSPSPGSADAGPAHIFPCKECGKVFFKIKSRNAHMKTHRQQDDPQDWLHLRPLSHPATPAPVPPPTNHPATPAPVPPPTNHPATPAPVPPPTNHPATPAPVPPPTNLLALKEPFCIQREEEEEEEEEDPFLPVHALLQMETGQFNKEEL, encoded by the exons AACATCCAGGTGTTCAGTATGACAGAGCAGCCATTctacccagccccgcccaccatgGGGTACCTGGATGGCAACTATTTCCCACAGCATGaccccacagcactgtgccACAGCTATCTGTCCACTGGGGGCTCCACTGAGCTGCATCAGTCATCCCCACCCTTCTACCCCAGCTTCTCTGCCCCTGAGAGCCCCTATGCTACTGGagtagccccacccccacccgggAGCCCGTTGCTCAGGCTTGCTGGGAAATCTGCAGCTCCTGTGTGGGACTcccagcctgcagggggcaccCTGGCGCAGAGTAAGAGCAGCCCCAGAGAGGGTTACCAGCTCAGTGCCCTGCCCCAGGGCAGCAGTGCCCTGCAGAGGCTGGACTCCTTCTCCAGCGCCTTCGCCAGTCACAATCTCTGCATGTTccgaagctccgcccccagtcTGGACATgcccctccctttctgtctgACCACACCCTCTGATGTATTCCTTCAGCAGCTCCTAACCCACAGACCCCAGCAAACAGAGATTCAGCCAATGGGGGCCCAGCAGACATGCCCAGAGTTGGAGTCTGAGCAAATGAGCAGCTGTGACCAGAGACATACCCTCAGTGCACAGGATGCTGTACAGCTGCCGCATGGATACCTGCTGCAGGAACAGTACTgccccctgcagcagcaccaggaGATGAACTATCTCCTGTATTCCGGCCCAACAGCAAACCCTGCCACTCAAACCTCAAACCCCTCCCACTCAACAGCAAACCCTGCCACTCAAACCTCAAACCCCTCCCACTCAACAGCAATCTCCATCCCCCAAAACTCAAACGCCTCCCACCCTACAGTTAACTCCATCCCCCAAACCACAAatcccacccaaacacacaatAACTCGGCACACCCATTTGCTAACCCCGCCCATCAGAACACCCACTCCACCCAACTGTCTCCACCCTTCTCCTCCTCATACAGTCAGGTCTGTAACTTCCAGCTCTATTCTCAACCTGACCCTACCCCCTCAATCCCGCGCACTCACTTTTACTACcagaaccaccaccaaaaccaaaaccagaaCCACCAcctgaaccagaaccagaaccaccAGCAGACTCCTCAGCCAAGCAGTTTCCAGGCACAGCAGCAGGTGCAGATGCTGAAGGAGTCTGAGCCCCTCTCCTGCGAGCAGTCCTGCTCCGACTCCAGGTGCCccaccctgctctgccccgccctgcttAGCCCCGCCCATCTGAGCCCTGTGGATCCAAACCCCTCCTTCTGCCAGCCACACCCCCTGCTTGCAGCCGCCACTCACAGCCCGCGGCACCAGAATCTCAGGTCAGAGATGGACTTCCATGGTGCCGCCCAGCCCCAGTGCTGCTCGCCCAGCGCCCCCCAGTGGCGGCAG GTGTTCTCATCAGTCCCGGAGCAGGAACTGTATCAGGATCACAG TGTGCTGGTGAAGCTGATGGAGACAGACGTCCCCAGGCTGCTGTGCTCTCTATGTCAGAAGGAGTTTAAGAGTCTGCCGGCTCTAAACGGCCACATGCGCTCTCACGGGGGCGGGGTCCCGCCCAAAACG CCATTAAAAATGGGGTGTGGctcaggggcggggccggagaaGAGGAGCCGTTCCCGCTCTGTGCCACTCATCAGCGCCTCCTCCAATGGCGCGGTGCTGTTCCAGAGCCTGCTGCGCTCACCCGCCCTGCTGGGACAGGCCCCGCCCTACACTCCGCCCCCCATGCTTTGCCCCACCCGCCACGGCTCTGGGCTGTTCAACAACATCTGCCcaggagccccgccccctggtacatctcccaccctctccccccctcgaGTACTGCTCACCAGGACCA GTAGCTTGGACAGCAGCGTTAAAAGGGAGATTATGAGCTCCGAAGAGAAGCTGGTGCAGATCAAGcc GCAGATCAATATTGGGCTGCAGTTCCAGGCTGTGATTCCTGAGCTGCAGAGAGTGTCCCACATAGACAGGGATTCCCAAAAGGCCCAACTGCTCTGGTCCCCCCAGGGGGTCCAGGAAATCCCAACCAAGCAGAGAG tagatGCCTTGTTGAACATGGCATGCTCCAGCATCCTGCCCGGAGGCGGGACTAACACAGAGTTTGCTCTCCACTGCCTGTTCGAGTGCAGGGGAGACCTCCTG GCCACACTAGACAGGCTGCTCATGCAGAAACCTGTGAGACACAAGTCTAACCCCTTAGCATACTACCACTACGCAG GATCTGATAACTGGACGCTTGTGGAGAAGAAACAGCTGAACAGAGCCTTTATCCTGCACAATAAGGACTTCTTCCTCATACAAAAAATG gtgaaGACTAAGACTGTCTCGCAGTGTGTGGAGTATTACTACACCTGGAAGAAGCGACTTCGcctggggaagagagaggggtacGCACAG gatgtgcaggaggaggagcttaTATCTGTGGAGCTAGATGGCATTAAACAGGAAGTCAGTGCCTACTGGTCAACTGGCTTGGAGAATCCAGTAGCCAATGAGATTGGAGACTTTAGTTGTGACATTCTGGCCAGCGCTTCT ACCTCGTCCTCCCAGAAGGCCCTGAACAGCCGAGCTCAGATCCGCAGCAGGACAGTctccgcccccacgcccccagcAGAGAGGAtcctctccagcccccccctccagcctgcCCTtgaccctgcccccctgcctaCCATAGGCTCCGCCCTCAGATCCCCCTCCCCCGGCAGTGCTgacgcaggccccgcccacatcttCCCCTGCAAGGAATGCGGGAA GGTGTTTTTTAAGATTAAGAGCCGTAACGCCCACATGAAGACCCACCGGCAGCAGGACGATCCCCAGGACTGGCTCCACCTGCGGCCTCTCAGCCACCCCGCTACACCTGCCCCTGTGCCTCCACCCACCAACCACCCCGCTACACCTGCCCCTGTGCCTCCACCCACCAACCACCCCGCTACACCTGCCCCTGTGCCTCCACCCACCAACCACCCCGCTACACCTGCCCCTGTGCCTCCACCCACGAACCTCCTGGCTCTTAAGGAACCCTTCTGTAtccagagggaggaagaggaggaggaagaagaagaggaccCCTTCCTCCCAGTGCATGCCCTGTTACAAATGGAAACAGGGCAGTTTAATAAGGaggagctgtga
- the LOC118233735 gene encoding transcriptional-regulating factor 1 isoform X1 codes for MPKNIQVFSMTEQPFYPAPPTMGYLDGNYFPQHDPTALCHSYLSTGGSTELHQSSPPFYPSFSAPESPYATGVAPPPPGSPLLRLAGKSAAPVWDSQPAGGTLAQSKSSPREGYQLSALPQGSSALQRLDSFSSAFASHNLCMFRSSAPSLDMPLPFCLTTPSDVFLQQLLTHRPQQTEIQPMGAQQTCPELESEQMSSCDQRHTLSAQDAVQLPHGYLLQEQYCPLQQHQEMNYLLYSGPTANPATQTSNPSHSTANPATQTSNPSHSTAISIPQNSNASHPTVNSIPQTTNPTQTHNNSAHPFANPAHQNTHSTQLSPPFSSSYSQVCNFQLYSQPDPTPSIPRTHFYYQNHHQNQNQNHHLNQNQNHQQTPQPSSFQAQQQVQMLKESEPLSCEQSCSDSRCPTLLCPALLSPAHLSPVDPNPSFCQPHPLLAAATHSPRHQNLRSEMDFHGAAQPQCCSPSAPQWRQVFSSVPEQELYQDHSVLVKLMETDVPRLLCSLCQKEFKSLPALNGHMRSHGGGVPPKTPLKMGCGSGAGPEKRSRSRSVPLISASSNGAVLFQSLLRSPALLGQAPPYTPPPMLCPTRHGSGLFNNICPGAPPPGTSPTLSPPRVLLTRTSSLDSSVKREIMSSEEKLVQIKPQINIGLQFQAVIPELQRVSHIDRDSQKAQLLWSPQGVQEIPTKQRVDALLNMACSSILPGGGTNTEFALHCLFECRGDLLATLDRLLMQKPVRHKSNPLAYYHYAGSDNWTLVEKKQLNRAFILHNKDFFLIQKMVKTKTVSQCVEYYYTWKKRLRLGKREGYAQVRPASLGPITGVHTPKCRDVQEEELISVELDGIKQEVSAYWSTGLENPVANEIGDFSCDILASASTSSSQKALNSRAQIRSRTVSAPTPPAERILSSPPLQPALDPAPLPTIGSALRSPSPGSADAGPAHIFPCKECGKVFFKIKSRNAHMKTHRQQDDPQDWLHLRPLSHPATPAPVPPPTNHPATPAPVPPPTNHPATPAPVPPPTNHPATPAPVPPPTNLLALKEPFCIQREEEEEEEEEDPFLPVHALLQMETGQFNKEEL; via the exons AACATCCAGGTGTTCAGTATGACAGAGCAGCCATTctacccagccccgcccaccatgGGGTACCTGGATGGCAACTATTTCCCACAGCATGaccccacagcactgtgccACAGCTATCTGTCCACTGGGGGCTCCACTGAGCTGCATCAGTCATCCCCACCCTTCTACCCCAGCTTCTCTGCCCCTGAGAGCCCCTATGCTACTGGagtagccccacccccacccgggAGCCCGTTGCTCAGGCTTGCTGGGAAATCTGCAGCTCCTGTGTGGGACTcccagcctgcagggggcaccCTGGCGCAGAGTAAGAGCAGCCCCAGAGAGGGTTACCAGCTCAGTGCCCTGCCCCAGGGCAGCAGTGCCCTGCAGAGGCTGGACTCCTTCTCCAGCGCCTTCGCCAGTCACAATCTCTGCATGTTccgaagctccgcccccagtcTGGACATgcccctccctttctgtctgACCACACCCTCTGATGTATTCCTTCAGCAGCTCCTAACCCACAGACCCCAGCAAACAGAGATTCAGCCAATGGGGGCCCAGCAGACATGCCCAGAGTTGGAGTCTGAGCAAATGAGCAGCTGTGACCAGAGACATACCCTCAGTGCACAGGATGCTGTACAGCTGCCGCATGGATACCTGCTGCAGGAACAGTACTgccccctgcagcagcaccaggaGATGAACTATCTCCTGTATTCCGGCCCAACAGCAAACCCTGCCACTCAAACCTCAAACCCCTCCCACTCAACAGCAAACCCTGCCACTCAAACCTCAAACCCCTCCCACTCAACAGCAATCTCCATCCCCCAAAACTCAAACGCCTCCCACCCTACAGTTAACTCCATCCCCCAAACCACAAatcccacccaaacacacaatAACTCGGCACACCCATTTGCTAACCCCGCCCATCAGAACACCCACTCCACCCAACTGTCTCCACCCTTCTCCTCCTCATACAGTCAGGTCTGTAACTTCCAGCTCTATTCTCAACCTGACCCTACCCCCTCAATCCCGCGCACTCACTTTTACTACcagaaccaccaccaaaaccaaaaccagaaCCACCAcctgaaccagaaccagaaccaccAGCAGACTCCTCAGCCAAGCAGTTTCCAGGCACAGCAGCAGGTGCAGATGCTGAAGGAGTCTGAGCCCCTCTCCTGCGAGCAGTCCTGCTCCGACTCCAGGTGCCccaccctgctctgccccgccctgcttAGCCCCGCCCATCTGAGCCCTGTGGATCCAAACCCCTCCTTCTGCCAGCCACACCCCCTGCTTGCAGCCGCCACTCACAGCCCGCGGCACCAGAATCTCAGGTCAGAGATGGACTTCCATGGTGCCGCCCAGCCCCAGTGCTGCTCGCCCAGCGCCCCCCAGTGGCGGCAG GTGTTCTCATCAGTCCCGGAGCAGGAACTGTATCAGGATCACAG TGTGCTGGTGAAGCTGATGGAGACAGACGTCCCCAGGCTGCTGTGCTCTCTATGTCAGAAGGAGTTTAAGAGTCTGCCGGCTCTAAACGGCCACATGCGCTCTCACGGGGGCGGGGTCCCGCCCAAAACG CCATTAAAAATGGGGTGTGGctcaggggcggggccggagaaGAGGAGCCGTTCCCGCTCTGTGCCACTCATCAGCGCCTCCTCCAATGGCGCGGTGCTGTTCCAGAGCCTGCTGCGCTCACCCGCCCTGCTGGGACAGGCCCCGCCCTACACTCCGCCCCCCATGCTTTGCCCCACCCGCCACGGCTCTGGGCTGTTCAACAACATCTGCCcaggagccccgccccctggtacatctcccaccctctccccccctcgaGTACTGCTCACCAGGACCA GTAGCTTGGACAGCAGCGTTAAAAGGGAGATTATGAGCTCCGAAGAGAAGCTGGTGCAGATCAAGcc GCAGATCAATATTGGGCTGCAGTTCCAGGCTGTGATTCCTGAGCTGCAGAGAGTGTCCCACATAGACAGGGATTCCCAAAAGGCCCAACTGCTCTGGTCCCCCCAGGGGGTCCAGGAAATCCCAACCAAGCAGAGAG tagatGCCTTGTTGAACATGGCATGCTCCAGCATCCTGCCCGGAGGCGGGACTAACACAGAGTTTGCTCTCCACTGCCTGTTCGAGTGCAGGGGAGACCTCCTG GCCACACTAGACAGGCTGCTCATGCAGAAACCTGTGAGACACAAGTCTAACCCCTTAGCATACTACCACTACGCAG GATCTGATAACTGGACGCTTGTGGAGAAGAAACAGCTGAACAGAGCCTTTATCCTGCACAATAAGGACTTCTTCCTCATACAAAAAATG gtgaaGACTAAGACTGTCTCGCAGTGTGTGGAGTATTACTACACCTGGAAGAAGCGACTTCGcctggggaagagagaggggtacGCACAGGTGCGTCCAGCCAGCCTGGGGCCCATCACTGGGGTACACACCCCCAAATGCCGG gatgtgcaggaggaggagcttaTATCTGTGGAGCTAGATGGCATTAAACAGGAAGTCAGTGCCTACTGGTCAACTGGCTTGGAGAATCCAGTAGCCAATGAGATTGGAGACTTTAGTTGTGACATTCTGGCCAGCGCTTCT ACCTCGTCCTCCCAGAAGGCCCTGAACAGCCGAGCTCAGATCCGCAGCAGGACAGTctccgcccccacgcccccagcAGAGAGGAtcctctccagcccccccctccagcctgcCCTtgaccctgcccccctgcctaCCATAGGCTCCGCCCTCAGATCCCCCTCCCCCGGCAGTGCTgacgcaggccccgcccacatcttCCCCTGCAAGGAATGCGGGAA GGTGTTTTTTAAGATTAAGAGCCGTAACGCCCACATGAAGACCCACCGGCAGCAGGACGATCCCCAGGACTGGCTCCACCTGCGGCCTCTCAGCCACCCCGCTACACCTGCCCCTGTGCCTCCACCCACCAACCACCCCGCTACACCTGCCCCTGTGCCTCCACCCACCAACCACCCCGCTACACCTGCCCCTGTGCCTCCACCCACCAACCACCCCGCTACACCTGCCCCTGTGCCTCCACCCACGAACCTCCTGGCTCTTAAGGAACCCTTCTGTAtccagagggaggaagaggaggaggaagaagaagaggaccCCTTCCTCCCAGTGCATGCCCTGTTACAAATGGAAACAGGGCAGTTTAATAAGGaggagctgtga